From Bosea sp. NBC_00550, the proteins below share one genomic window:
- a CDS encoding peptide ABC transporter substrate-binding protein, with product MKEQEIRGLVADVKEGTLSRRSFMQKMAAVGIAAPIASQILVWNDVAMANATLEYKPTKAGGGGPLKILLWQAATLLNPHFASGTKDQIASRIFYEPLAGWDKEGNLIPCLAAEVPTKANGGLSADGTVVTWKLKPGVKWHDGKPFTADDVVFTWEYAKDPATAAYTTGSYTNIKVEKVDDLTVKVIFQQPTPFWADPFVGTVGQILPKHRFGDYVGAKSREAPDNLKPIGTGPYKFVEFKPGDVLTGERFVDYHIKNQPAFDTLEVKGGGDAVSAARAVLQTGEYDYAWNLQVEDEVLKRMETGGRGKISAVASGDIEFIILNPTDPWTEVDGERSSIKTKHPTLSDPKVREAINLLIDRDSIQKFIYGRGGIATASFVNEPKQFKSQKLKYEFSVDKANKILDDAGWKKGADGIREKDGKKLKYVYQTSINAPRQKTQAIIKQACQRAGIDLELKSVTASVFFSSDVANPDTYTKLYVDMEMYTTTQPQPDPERFLNQFVSWEVATKENKWLGRNVSRYTDPAADEAYKAAQKELDPAKRAALLIKVNEIFCEANIILPLLSRTRVAASLNNLSHDHSGWDVDTWNLAAWYRS from the coding sequence ATGAAAGAGCAGGAAATCCGCGGCCTCGTCGCGGATGTGAAGGAAGGCACGCTTTCGCGACGCTCCTTCATGCAAAAGATGGCGGCGGTGGGTATCGCCGCGCCGATCGCAAGCCAGATCCTCGTCTGGAACGATGTCGCGATGGCGAACGCCACGCTCGAATACAAGCCGACCAAGGCCGGTGGCGGCGGGCCGCTGAAGATCCTGCTCTGGCAGGCCGCGACCCTGCTCAACCCGCATTTCGCCTCCGGCACCAAGGACCAGATCGCCTCGCGCATCTTCTACGAGCCGCTCGCCGGCTGGGACAAGGAAGGCAACCTCATCCCCTGCCTCGCCGCCGAGGTGCCCACGAAGGCCAATGGCGGGCTCTCGGCCGACGGCACGGTCGTGACCTGGAAGCTGAAGCCCGGCGTGAAGTGGCATGACGGCAAGCCCTTCACCGCCGACGACGTGGTCTTCACCTGGGAATACGCCAAGGATCCGGCGACGGCCGCCTACACCACCGGCTCCTATACCAACATCAAGGTCGAGAAGGTCGACGACCTCACCGTCAAGGTCATCTTCCAGCAGCCGACGCCGTTCTGGGCCGACCCCTTCGTCGGCACCGTCGGCCAGATCCTGCCCAAGCACCGGTTCGGCGACTATGTCGGCGCCAAGTCGCGCGAGGCGCCGGACAACCTGAAGCCGATCGGCACCGGCCCCTACAAGTTCGTCGAGTTCAAGCCCGGCGACGTCCTGACCGGCGAGCGTTTCGTCGACTATCACATCAAGAACCAGCCCGCCTTCGACACGCTCGAGGTCAAGGGCGGCGGCGACGCAGTCTCGGCGGCGCGCGCCGTGCTGCAGACCGGCGAATATGACTATGCCTGGAACCTGCAGGTCGAGGACGAGGTCCTCAAGCGCATGGAGACCGGCGGTCGCGGCAAGATCAGCGCGGTCGCCTCGGGCGACATCGAGTTCATCATCCTGAACCCGACCGATCCGTGGACGGAAGTCGACGGCGAGCGCTCGAGCATCAAGACCAAGCACCCGACGCTGTCGGATCCGAAGGTGCGTGAGGCGATCAACCTCCTGATCGATCGCGACTCGATCCAGAAGTTCATCTATGGCCGCGGCGGCATCGCGACGGCGAGCTTCGTCAACGAGCCCAAGCAGTTCAAGTCGCAGAAGCTGAAATACGAGTTCAGCGTCGACAAGGCCAACAAGATCCTCGACGACGCCGGCTGGAAGAAGGGTGCCGACGGCATCCGCGAGAAGGACGGCAAGAAGCTCAAATACGTCTACCAGACCTCGATCAACGCCCCGCGCCAGAAGACCCAGGCCATCATCAAGCAGGCCTGCCAGCGCGCCGGCATCGATCTCGAGCTCAAGTCGGTCACGGCCTCGGTGTTCTTCTCGTCGGACGTCGCCAATCCCGACACCTACACCAAGCTCTATGTCGACATGGAGATGTACACGACGACCCAGCCCCAGCCCGATCCGGAGCGCTTCCTCAACCAGTTCGTCTCCTGGGAGGTCGCGACCAAGGAGAACAAGTGGCTCGGCCGCAACGTCTCGCGCTACACCGATCCGGCTGCCGACGAGGCCTACAAGGCCGCTCAGAAGGAGCTCGACCCGGCCAAGCGCGCCGCGCTGCTGATCAAGGTCAACGAGATCTTCTGCGAGGCCAACATCATCCTGCCGCTGCTGTCCCGCACCCGCGTGGCCGCATCGCTGAACAACCTTTCCCACGACCATTCCGGCTGGGACGTCGATACCTGGAACCTCGCGGCCTGGTATCGCAGCTAA
- the purU gene encoding formyltetrahydrofolate deformylase, protein MLDLSSTLTLSCPNRPGIVAAVSTLLFEAGCNILDAQQFDDTESDRFFMRVVFNRLDGSQPHAAIAESLAALGRRFGMELSLHEASRRKRVMLLVSKFDHCLADLIYRWRIGELPMEITGIVSNHAREHFASTDLGELPFHHLPVTRQTKMEQEAEIWRRIQDSRTDLVVLARYMQVLSDGLSAKLAGRCINIHHSFLPGFKGAKPYHQAHERGVKLIGATAHYVTSDLDEGPIIEQDVERISHRDTPDDLVRRGRDIERRVLARAVRHHLEDRIILNGKKTVVFTD, encoded by the coding sequence ATGCTCGATCTCAGCTCGACCCTGACCCTCTCCTGCCCGAACCGCCCCGGCATCGTCGCCGCCGTCTCCACCCTGCTGTTCGAGGCCGGCTGCAACATCCTCGACGCACAGCAATTCGACGACACCGAGTCCGACCGGTTCTTCATGCGCGTCGTCTTCAACCGGCTTGACGGCAGCCAGCCGCACGCGGCCATCGCGGAATCGCTCGCGGCGCTCGGCCGGCGCTTCGGCATGGAGCTCAGCCTGCACGAGGCCAGCCGCCGCAAGCGCGTCATGCTTCTGGTCTCGAAATTCGACCATTGCCTGGCCGACCTGATCTATCGCTGGCGGATCGGCGAATTGCCGATGGAGATCACCGGCATCGTCTCGAATCACGCGCGCGAGCATTTCGCCTCGACCGATCTGGGCGAGCTGCCCTTCCACCACCTGCCGGTCACCCGCCAGACCAAGATGGAGCAGGAGGCCGAGATCTGGCGGCGGATCCAGGACAGCCGGACCGATCTCGTGGTGCTCGCGCGCTACATGCAGGTCCTGTCCGACGGGCTTTCGGCCAAGCTCGCCGGGCGCTGCATCAATATTCACCATTCCTTCCTGCCCGGCTTCAAAGGCGCCAAGCCCTATCACCAGGCGCATGAGCGCGGCGTGAAGCTGATCGGCGCCACCGCCCATTACGTGACCTCGGATCTCGACGAAGGCCCGATCATTGAGCAGGACGTCGAGCGCATCTCGCACCGGGACACGCCTGACGATCTCGTCCGCAGGGGGCGCGACATCGAGCGGCGCGTGCTGGCGCGCGCCGTCCGCCATCACCTCGAGGACCGCATCATTCTCAACGGAAAGAAAACTGTCGTCTTTACGGATTGA
- a CDS encoding SDR family oxidoreductase, which yields MPQASVFSRDLHGKVAVVTGASQGLGEAIAREFAARGLQAVLLTGRNAARGEAVAESLRTEGCDARFHQVDLADLDAVRQIVPAAEKAFGRLDILVNAAGDTDRGTIFDTSPELYERIMAVNLRAPFFLIQGAAELMQRQGIAGAIVNIQSMSAHGGQPFLSAYSVSKGALAVLTKNVAYGLIKHRIRVNGLNIGWMATPGEDAIMKLRHDARDGWLDEAAASQPFGRLIDPREVAKAVAYLASAESGLMTGANIDFDQNILGAHD from the coding sequence TTGCCGCAAGCCAGCGTGTTCAGCCGTGATCTCCACGGCAAGGTCGCCGTCGTCACCGGTGCCAGCCAGGGACTTGGCGAGGCGATCGCGCGCGAATTCGCCGCTCGCGGCCTGCAGGCCGTGCTGCTGACCGGGCGCAACGCGGCGCGCGGCGAGGCGGTGGCGGAGAGCCTGCGCACTGAGGGCTGCGACGCTCGTTTCCATCAGGTCGATCTCGCCGATCTCGACGCCGTCAGGCAGATCGTCCCGGCGGCGGAGAAGGCCTTCGGCCGCCTCGACATTCTCGTCAATGCCGCCGGAGATACCGATCGCGGCACGATCTTCGACACGTCGCCGGAGCTCTACGAGCGCATCATGGCGGTGAACCTGCGAGCGCCCTTCTTCCTGATCCAGGGCGCGGCCGAGCTGATGCAGCGGCAGGGCATCGCGGGCGCGATCGTCAACATCCAGTCGATGTCGGCCCATGGCGGTCAGCCTTTCCTCTCCGCCTACAGCGTTTCGAAGGGCGCGCTCGCGGTGCTGACCAAGAATGTCGCCTACGGCCTCATCAAGCACCGCATCCGCGTCAACGGCCTGAACATCGGCTGGATGGCGACCCCGGGTGAGGACGCCATCATGAAGCTGCGCCACGACGCCAGGGATGGCTGGCTCGACGAGGCCGCCGCCTCCCAGCCTTTCGGCCGGCTGATCGATCCGCGCGAGGTCGCCAAGGCCGTCGCCTATCTCGCTTCTGCCGAGTCGGGGCTGATGACCGGCGCCAACATCGATTTCGACCAGAACATTCTCGGCGCGCACGACTAG